TGAATGTTCATTCGGTAGGCCGGGGCTGGGACGGTCGTTTTTTCAACAACCAGCACCTCTCTCTCGCCCAATACCGCCGCCAGTCTCTTTGGGGCAAGGGTCATAACATTTTTTACTACCAGGGCAGCGTGTTGAGGGTCTTTACCCACCATGCTAAGCCGGATTAGTTTCGTGCCTTCCGGGTTATCGTACCGCAGACTTTGTCGCAGCGTTTTAAGGTTAGTCTTGAAAGGAAGTGTTTTTATCACATCCAGTAAAAAAACGTTGCCATCCAATAGCCGGATGCATGTTTTGACGATTTCTTCGTCGGCTTGAGGCTGAACAAACACTCTTTGCCAAGGATTATCGGGCTCGCTTTCAAGCATCAACGTTGCCGCAGCCTCGTATCTTGGCGATAAGATCTGTATTGTTAACAGGCAAAACAGTCCGGCCAAGAAGGGTATGCCCCAAAGCCATGTCTTTCGGCGCCAGAGTAGCAGCAGAAAATCTCTAAATTCCATCGGCGTCATCTTTTCCGGGTGTATTCCCAATGTCGGGCGACCGGCGTGCGCACCCCACCATCAGACATCCGCTGAAAGTCAGGATAAAGCCGATCAAGACCGCGCCTACCATGTACAACGGTATGTTGGGACTAACGGGGATTCTATTCTCGGAAGCAGCATCGATCAACCTGACGTTGGCCATTCGCAAGGTCGTTTTTTCTTTCTCAATGAAAACCTCGGCTGTCTTGTTGGCTATGCTTGCAGCCTGGCGCGAGTTGGGGAAATACACCGAAATCTCAATTAAAACCGTGTCGCCCTTTTGTCTGACCCTTACAGCCCTACGAAGTTCCTCAGCACTTACGGTGAAATGCAGTTCCTGGGACACCCGGTTCATTACGTCCTTACTAGGTATTATTTCACAGTAGGTCTTGACTAATTGTTTATTAGCCAGCACATCGAGGTAACTGACCTTTCCGGTGGCGGGGTCTTCCGCTCCCGCAACCATTAACACAGCTGTAGCCCGGTAGAGCCGCGGCACCGCGCAGGTGCTCAGCAGCAACCCGCTTAATAGGGAAACAAGTATAGCGGCAACAATAGTCTTTTTGTAAGTTTTTAAAACCTGTAAAAGTTTCATACTCAAGCTCCTTTTTAAGAAACCAGCTTTGCGTTCGACCATGCTGTATTGTATTAAATGTGTCTATAAGGTGTTACTTCTGGGAGGTTGTTAAGCACGAAAGCGGCCGGACCCAAAAAGCAAAGTCATTGACCGGCCGGTGACATCCTAAGAGTGCAAAAATGCGCTTTTTCTACTCGACTTTCTTGAAAGCAATATATTGTAAATATCTTCAATCTTCTGAACTTGCCGAGCCATATTATGGTTTTCACAGACTAACGCGGCTCCGGCCCTTGCGAGTTCAGCCGCCAGCTCCCTATCCCGGTATAAGTAACACATCTTTGCCGCCAGGTCCGCGGTATCTTTGGCCGCAACCAGCAAACCCGTTTCTCCCGGCCGGACAAGTTCCCGCACACCGCCTACATCAGACGCAATCACAGGGATCCCCAGAGCCATGGCTTCCATTAAAACCATCGGTAAGCCTTCCCATCTGGACGCCAGCACAAAAACGTCCATGACCTGCATGAGTTCATGGACATCTTCTCTGTAACCGGTGAAGACAACGTGTTCGTTTATACCCAGTTGGCGGGCCGTCTTTTTCAAAACCTGTTCGTCCGGCCCTGTGCCGACAATAACCAAAGAGACGTTTTCCAGGCGGTTGGCAACTTCCCTAAAAGCGTGCAACAATAAATCGATTCCTTTTTGCTCGTCCAGTCTGCCCACGGTGCCGAATACAAAACGCTGAGTGGGTAGTCCTGTGTTTTGTGCTACTGCATCACGGTTCACTTTACCGTAATCGTTAATCTCGATCCCA
This window of the Bacillota bacterium genome carries:
- a CDS encoding Wzz/FepE/Etk N-terminal domain-containing protein, which produces MKLLQVLKTYKKTIVAAILVSLLSGLLLSTCAVPRLYRATAVLMVAGAEDPATGKVSYLDVLANKQLVKTYCEIIPSKDVMNRVSQELHFTVSAEELRRAVRVRQKGDTVLIEISVYFPNSRQAASIANKTAEVFIEKEKTTLRMANVRLIDAASENRIPVSPNIPLYMVGAVLIGFILTFSGCLMVGCARRSPDIGNTPGKDDADGI
- a CDS encoding Wzz/FepE/Etk N-terminal domain-containing protein — protein: MEFRDFLLLLWRRKTWLWGIPFLAGLFCLLTIQILSPRYEAAATLMLESEPDNPWQRVFVQPQADEEIVKTCIRLLDGNVFLLDVIKTLPFKTNLKTLRQSLRYDNPEGTKLIRLSMVGKDPQHAALVVKNVMTLAPKRLAAVLGEREVLVVEKTTVPAPAYRMNIHLGLGLTVLLSFLWTLTGVMFLHNVRRLKQEPLR